From a region of the Tolypothrix sp. NIES-4075 genome:
- a CDS encoding group II intron reverse transcriptase, whose translation RISHTTIMDSLIAPNGIKSGIFRCLKAGVNPEFPSQGTPQGGVVSPLLANIALNGIENIHQSVRYADDMIIILKPKDDASKILENISEFLAKRGMKVSAKKTFVTAATDGFDFLGWHFKVHSNGKFRSIPSVDNFKKFRQKVKAIVNCSNYGAKVKAEKLAPIVRGWRNYHKFCKMDGSRFSLYHTESRAYKVFNKESKQNRHTSKKLLDKAFPAVPYSENKHVNVKGNKSPFDGDMAYWSERNSKIYDSNTSKALKRQNHTCGHCGLKCISEERVHLHHIDGNHNNSKVKNLIAVHESCHHYTHMGKRETP comes from the coding sequence TAGGATAAGCCACACCACAATAATGGATAGCCTTATCGCCCCAAACGGCATTAAATCAGGAATATTCCGATGTTTAAAAGCCGGAGTAAATCCCGAATTTCCTTCCCAAGGAACACCTCAAGGTGGTGTAGTAAGTCCATTATTAGCTAACATCGCCCTGAACGGAATTGAGAATATTCATCAGTCAGTACGGTATGCCGACGATATGATAATAATCTTAAAACCCAAAGACGACGCAAGTAAGATACTTGAAAATATTAGCGAATTTCTAGCCAAAAGAGGAATGAAGGTAAGTGCGAAGAAAACATTCGTTACCGCTGCGACAGATGGTTTTGACTTCCTTGGCTGGCACTTCAAAGTACATAGCAACGGAAAATTTAGAAGTATTCCCTCAGTGGATAACTTTAAAAAATTCCGTCAGAAGGTAAAAGCTATTGTTAACTGCTCGAATTATGGCGCTAAGGTGAAAGCTGAAAAGTTAGCACCAATAGTTAGGGGATGGAGAAATTACCATAAGTTCTGCAAAATGGACGGTTCGCGATTCTCGTTATACCACACCGAAAGCAGAGCATATAAGGTATTTAATAAGGAATCAAAACAAAACCGCCACACTAGCAAGAAATTACTAGACAAGGCGTTCCCTGCGGTTCCCTACTCTGAAAACAAACACGTCAACGTCAAAGGAAATAAATCACCCTTCGACGGAGATATGGCTTACTGGAGCGAACGCAACAGTAAGATATACGACAGCAACACCTCTAAAGCCTTAAAACGGCAAAACCATACATGTGGTCACTGTGGCTTAAAGTGTATAAGTGAAGAACGAGTACACTTACACCACATTGATGGGAATCATAACAACTCGAAAGTGAAAAACTTGATAGCTGTACACGAATCCTGTCACCATTATACCCACATGGGCAAAAGGGAAACACCCTAA
- a CDS encoding reverse transcriptase N-terminal domain-containing protein codes for MIRHSHEVSEFWKILPWKKFRRNLFRLQKRVFKAVREGNKRKSLSLQKLILKSTAARLLAIWQVSQLNAGKKTAGIDGKKSLTFKERFELEELLKASSSDWFHQKLRSIPIPKKDGSTRMLLIPTIADRAWQCLAKYALEPAHEALFHEKSYGFRPGRSAHDAQKVLFHNLRSSCNGINKRVIELDI; via the coding sequence ATGATTAGGCACAGCCACGAGGTTAGTGAATTTTGGAAGATATTACCGTGGAAGAAATTCCGACGTAATTTATTTCGCCTACAAAAGAGAGTGTTCAAAGCAGTTCGAGAAGGAAACAAGCGTAAATCTTTGTCCCTTCAAAAACTTATCCTGAAATCCACTGCGGCTAGATTATTAGCAATTTGGCAAGTATCACAGCTAAACGCTGGAAAAAAGACAGCAGGAATCGACGGCAAAAAGTCCCTTACTTTTAAGGAGCGCTTTGAACTAGAGGAACTGTTGAAGGCATCTAGTAGTGATTGGTTTCACCAAAAGTTACGGAGTATTCCCATCCCTAAAAAGGATGGTAGTACCAGAATGCTTTTAATCCCAACTATTGCAGATAGAGCGTGGCAATGCCTCGCAAAATATGCATTAGAACCAGCGCATGAGGCACTATTCCACGAAAAAAGCTACGGATTTAGACCGGGACGCTCGGCACACGATGCCCAAAAAGTCCTATTCCATAACCTACGCTCTAGTTGTAATGGAATCAATAAGCGAGTTATAGAACTCGACATCG
- the xisF gene encoding fdxN element excision recombinase XisF: MKVLGYGRVSSEEQAIDNRALEKQLMRLRAAGANKIFYDVGKRTNDKRKGINQLIKYIESSNSGQIQTLIFTRLDRISASIVLFYQLVEVCKAKKIKLEALDDAIDLDSVGGEFSADVRVLIAKHEVKMLSLRVRKDLETRKKNKKPSYRPPFGFKVGGDNYDHYEFDTTPLVCLLDDLRELTAVDVAKMRVEAFFECGSIRSATKKMNNLFGVWRIQPRNAQPDRVNIVNEEDDINSRLWSRTGSATAGGLFLSSSGLSAWLTNPVIAGGTVIDKTAPGKKYSKPRHELNIHWGTHEGIISIEQRDKILSILAKNKHNRWATHDTEESKIFSGLVYCAHCGSKMTINGTQYLKKSQKNISYFQCLYYRNNGTCANKTMISSVELEKQVIKMLTTEAERLSIIGIGVVKLEEPLELITLKQQLAQLERIPGKNISIEKAIAQIKEDILLKIASLANIQTEWTISRDRIIKAFAKNEFWDSIDSYTDKKRLLSECVREIKVDGMKVSNIKYRHQT; encoded by the coding sequence ATGAAAGTCTTGGGATATGGTAGAGTTAGCAGTGAAGAGCAAGCTATTGATAACCGCGCATTAGAAAAACAGTTGATGCGTTTACGCGCTGCTGGGGCAAACAAGATTTTTTACGACGTTGGCAAGCGTACCAATGACAAGCGCAAAGGAATAAATCAGTTAATAAAATACATTGAATCCAGTAACTCAGGACAAATACAGACATTAATATTTACTCGGCTCGATCGCATATCTGCTTCTATTGTGCTATTTTATCAGCTAGTCGAAGTTTGCAAGGCAAAGAAAATTAAGCTTGAAGCTTTGGATGATGCGATTGATTTAGATTCAGTGGGAGGAGAGTTTTCAGCAGATGTGCGGGTTTTAATTGCCAAGCACGAAGTAAAAATGTTATCGCTGCGAGTGCGTAAAGATTTGGAGACAAGGAAGAAGAACAAAAAACCCAGCTACAGACCGCCATTTGGCTTTAAAGTTGGTGGTGACAATTACGACCATTACGAATTTGATACAACTCCTCTAGTTTGTTTGTTGGATGATTTGAGGGAATTAACTGCGGTTGACGTAGCAAAGATGAGGGTTGAGGCGTTTTTTGAGTGTGGCTCTATTCGTTCGGCTACCAAAAAAATGAATAATTTGTTTGGGGTGTGGAGAATTCAACCGAGAAATGCTCAACCAGACCGAGTAAACATAGTTAACGAAGAGGACGATATCAATAGTAGGTTATGGTCAAGGACTGGTAGTGCCACAGCAGGTGGATTATTTTTGAGTAGTTCTGGCTTGTCAGCTTGGTTAACAAATCCGGTAATTGCTGGGGGTACGGTGATTGACAAGACCGCACCGGGTAAAAAGTACAGTAAACCGCGTCATGAGCTAAATATTCATTGGGGAACCCATGAAGGAATAATTAGTATTGAGCAACGTGACAAGATACTAAGTATTTTGGCTAAAAATAAACACAATCGCTGGGCAACCCATGACACGGAAGAGAGCAAGATATTTTCTGGACTAGTTTATTGCGCTCATTGCGGTTCAAAAATGACCATTAATGGGACTCAATATTTAAAAAAATCTCAAAAGAATATCAGTTATTTCCAGTGTTTGTACTACCGTAATAATGGTACTTGTGCTAACAAAACCATGATTTCCAGCGTCGAACTGGAAAAGCAGGTTATCAAGATGCTTACTACAGAAGCAGAACGCCTAAGCATAATTGGTATTGGTGTCGTTAAACTGGAAGAACCATTAGAGTTAATTACTCTTAAGCAACAACTAGCCCAACTGGAGCGGATACCGGGCAAAAATATCAGTATTGAGAAAGCGATCGCCCAAATCAAAGAAGACATCTTGCTGAAAATAGCCAGCTTGGCTAACATTCAAACTGAATGGACAATTTCACGCGATCGCATTATTAAAGCATTTGCAAAGAATGAGTTTTGGGATTCGATTGACTCATACACCGATAAGAAACGATTACTTTCGGAGTGCGTGCGAGAAATTAAGGTAGATGGTATGAAGGTATCAAATATCAAGTATCGGCATCAGACTTAA
- a CDS encoding 4Fe-4S binding protein gives MPFHEKSESRCIECNLCVKVCPTNVFDKVPNASPTIKRQSDCQTCFMCELYCPVDALYVVPQVEPLESVDEKSLKETGLLGSYRNNIGWGRFYRRQGWSAIR, from the coding sequence ATACCATTTCACGAAAAAAGTGAGTCGCGGTGCATTGAATGTAATCTTTGCGTTAAGGTCTGCCCGACAAACGTCTTTGACAAAGTACCAAATGCATCACCTACTATTAAAAGACAAAGTGACTGTCAAACCTGTTTCATGTGCGAATTGTATTGCCCTGTGGATGCTTTGTATGTAGTACCCCAAGTTGAACCTTTGGAGTCAGTAGACGAAAAATCACTTAAAGAAACTGGACTTTTGGGTAGTTATCGCAATAACATCGGTTGGGGGAGGTTTTACCGTAGACAAGGATGGAGTGCGATTCGTTGA
- a CDS encoding GIY-YIG nuclease family protein translates to MQAGYIYALTNKSFGDYVIKIGMTRRKPYTRAKEIYVGASGVPEPFDVAFACQVSDCAEAERKIHERLKTYRSNKKREFFTIPIEVARKIILKVCQEVNKLFGSSVENLIVIDSGIIYAPDLSLEDICTNDSSECFWISINKLMFSALPGRSSLSNESKERIEVLSDIFRNTFPDRTLEDWVIDFSRDSNPQSEIVVWENIAKAFLKVDQVKYVSKEQKKEALFLLLMRSMMSASKVLEKVKLKTLCKKVAKEILRGYEANPKPISVVQDNIQFR, encoded by the coding sequence ATGCAGGCTGGATATATATACGCACTCACAAATAAGTCTTTTGGTGATTATGTCATTAAAATCGGCATGACGAGACGAAAGCCATATACCCGTGCGAAAGAAATTTATGTTGGTGCGTCAGGAGTTCCTGAGCCGTTCGATGTTGCTTTTGCTTGCCAAGTTTCTGATTGTGCGGAGGCTGAGAGGAAAATCCATGAAAGATTGAAGACATATAGAAGTAATAAGAAAAGGGAGTTCTTTACTATTCCAATCGAAGTTGCAAGGAAGATTATTCTCAAAGTTTGTCAAGAAGTAAATAAACTGTTTGGTTCCTCTGTTGAAAATCTGATAGTTATCGACAGTGGGATAATTTATGCTCCAGATTTATCTTTAGAAGATATCTGTACTAATGATTCATCTGAATGCTTTTGGATTAGTATAAATAAGTTGATGTTTTCTGCTCTACCAGGGAGAAGCTCATTGAGTAATGAGTCAAAAGAAAGAATAGAGGTTCTTTCAGATATATTTAGAAATACTTTTCCAGACCGGACTCTCGAAGATTGGGTAATTGATTTTTCACGGGATTCTAATCCACAGTCAGAAATTGTTGTTTGGGAGAATATTGCTAAAGCTTTCCTTAAAGTTGATCAGGTTAAATATGTTAGTAAAGAGCAAAAAAAAGAAGCTTTGTTTTTATTGTTGATGCGGTCGATGATGTCCGCAAGCAAAGTTCTTGAAAAGGTTAAACTAAAAACATTGTGTAAAAAAGTGGCAAAAGAAATTTTGCGCGGGTATGAAGCCAATCCAAAACCAATTTCAGTTGTACAGGATAATATACAATTTCGATAG
- the nifD gene encoding nitrogenase molybdenum-iron protein alpha chain, whose translation MTPPENNNIVEERKQLVKEVLEAYPEKAKKKREKHLNVFEEGKADCGVKSNIKSLPGVMTARGCAYAGSKGVVWGPIKDMIHISHGPVGCGYWSWSGRRNYYIGTTGVDTFGTMHFTSDFQERDIVFGGDKKLVKLIQELDELFPLNRGVSIQSECPIGLIGDDIEAVARKTSKEIDKPVVPVRCEGFRGVSQSLGHHIANDMVRDWVFTRSDKEKKEGKQQFEGTPYDVAIIGDYNIGGDAWASRILLEEIGLRVVAQWSGDGTINEMMMTPNVKMNLIHCYRSMNYISRHMEEAYGIPWLEYNFFGPTKIAESLREIASKFDETIQANAEKVIAKYQPTMDAILAKYRPRLEGKTVAMMVGGLRPRHVVPAFQDLGMKMIGTGYEFAHNDDYKRTTHYIENGTIVYDDVTAYEFEEFVKALKPDLIASGVKEKYVFQKMGLPFRQMHSWDYSELGDRSSTSYNARFFSDGRKKESISRLNMSCRFM comes from the coding sequence ATGACACCTCCAGAAAACAACAACATCGTCGAAGAAAGAAAACAGCTAGTTAAAGAAGTTCTAGAAGCTTACCCCGAAAAAGCCAAGAAAAAACGGGAAAAGCACTTAAACGTATTTGAAGAAGGCAAAGCTGACTGCGGCGTTAAGTCTAACATCAAATCTCTTCCTGGTGTAATGACCGCTCGTGGTTGTGCTTATGCAGGTTCTAAGGGTGTGGTTTGGGGTCCAATCAAAGACATGATCCACATCAGCCACGGTCCTGTAGGTTGTGGTTACTGGTCTTGGTCTGGTCGTCGTAACTACTACATCGGTACCACTGGTGTTGACACCTTTGGTACGATGCACTTTACCTCCGACTTCCAAGAAAGAGATATCGTTTTCGGTGGTGACAAAAAACTCGTCAAGCTAATCCAAGAACTTGACGAACTCTTCCCCCTCAACCGTGGTGTTTCCATTCAATCTGAATGTCCCATCGGTCTAATTGGGGATGACATCGAAGCAGTAGCTCGGAAAACATCAAAAGAGATTGACAAGCCTGTAGTTCCCGTGCGTTGCGAAGGCTTCCGGGGTGTTTCTCAGTCCTTAGGACACCACATCGCTAATGACATGGTTCGTGACTGGGTATTCACCAGATCCGACAAAGAGAAGAAAGAAGGCAAACAGCAGTTTGAGGGTACTCCCTACGATGTAGCCATTATTGGTGACTATAACATCGGTGGTGATGCTTGGGCTAGCCGCATCCTCTTAGAAGAAATCGGCTTGCGCGTAGTCGCTCAGTGGTCGGGTGATGGCACCATCAATGAAATGATGATGACACCGAACGTGAAGATGAACTTGATTCACTGCTACCGTTCGATGAACTACATCAGCCGTCACATGGAAGAAGCTTACGGTATTCCCTGGTTGGAATACAACTTCTTTGGTCCTACCAAGATTGCTGAATCCTTACGGGAAATCGCTTCTAAATTTGACGAGACAATCCAAGCAAACGCTGAGAAGGTAATTGCTAAGTATCAGCCTACAATGGATGCGATTCTTGCCAAGTATCGTCCACGTTTGGAAGGTAAGACTGTCGCAATGATGGTTGGTGGTCTGCGTCCCCGTCACGTTGTACCCGCATTCCAAGATTTGGGAATGAAGATGATTGGTACAGGTTATGAGTTTGCTCATAATGACGATTACAAGCGTACTACTCACTACATCGAAAACGGCACCATCGTTTATGACGACGTTACCGCATACGAGTTTGAAGAGTTTGTGAAAGCACTCAAACCCGACCTCATCGCTTCTGGTGTGAAAGAGAAGTACGTTTTCCAAAAGATGGGTCTTCCTTTCCGTCAAATGCACTCTTGGGATTACTCCGAGCTTGGCGATCGCTCCTCAACATCATATAATGCAAGGTTTTTTAGCGACGGGAGAAAAAAAGAGTCTATTTCTAGACTAAATATGAGTTGCAGGTTTATGTAG
- a CDS encoding D-2-hydroxyacid dehydrogenase produces the protein MKIILPVELADNIEPLLPSEITFVRVDSEGNFDGDPSGAEVYLNGFKLKNTTLHKVLAAAPTIRWQHTPSAGVNHILTPTFVSHDIILTNGSGVHAIPIAEFVLNFMLYHAKNVRQLEDLQANRQWLKWLELQELYNKTLLIIGTGNIGQEIALRAKAFGMRIWGSRRHPEPLPNFDKIVGANEWKALLTEVDYLVIATPLTPETKGLINAEILRLMRKSAYLINIARGAIVDENALLNALRQGWIAGAGLDTFEMEPLPTESPFWSLPNAFITPHCSALTPQLRSRIVKLFLDNLTSYQRGEKLRNIVDKNVGY, from the coding sequence ATGAAAATTATTTTACCTGTAGAACTTGCTGATAATATTGAACCATTGTTACCCTCAGAGATTACATTTGTACGTGTAGATAGTGAGGGTAATTTTGATGGCGATCCCAGTGGAGCAGAAGTTTACCTCAATGGGTTCAAGTTGAAAAATACTACCCTGCACAAAGTTTTAGCAGCAGCACCGACAATTCGTTGGCAACATACACCTAGTGCCGGTGTGAATCATATCCTCACTCCTACATTTGTGTCACACGATATAATTCTTACCAATGGCTCAGGAGTTCATGCTATTCCGATAGCGGAATTTGTATTGAACTTCATGCTTTATCATGCCAAAAATGTTCGTCAATTGGAAGATTTGCAGGCTAATCGTCAATGGTTAAAGTGGTTAGAATTGCAAGAATTGTATAATAAAACTTTACTTATTATTGGAACAGGAAATATTGGTCAAGAAATTGCTCTCCGTGCCAAAGCCTTCGGAATGCGAATTTGGGGTAGTCGCCGACATCCTGAACCATTACCAAATTTTGACAAAATAGTTGGTGCGAATGAATGGAAAGCACTTCTGACCGAGGTAGACTATTTAGTAATCGCCACACCTTTAACACCAGAAACAAAAGGCTTAATTAATGCCGAGATATTACGGTTAATGCGGAAGAGTGCCTATCTCATTAATATTGCTCGTGGTGCAATTGTAGATGAAAATGCCTTGCTGAATGCTCTGCGTCAGGGTTGGATTGCTGGTGCTGGGTTAGACACATTTGAAATGGAACCACTACCGACAGAAAGTCCCTTTTGGTCTTTGCCTAATGCATTTATAACACCTCATTGTTCAGCACTTACACCACAACTTCGCAGCCGGATTGTGAAGTTATTCCTCGACAATTTAACAAGTTATCAAAGAGGAGAAAAGCTACGCAATATTGTGGACAAAAATGTAGGTTACTAA
- a CDS encoding BrnA antitoxin family protein, whose amino-acid sequence MRDEYDFSESVRNPYVKNLKKQITIRLEEDVIEYFKSLAEETGIPYQTLINLYLQDCAKSKRKLSLDWA is encoded by the coding sequence ATGAGAGATGAATATGATTTTTCTGAGTCTGTTCGTAATCCCTATGTGAAAAATCTGAAAAAGCAGATTACAATCCGCTTAGAAGAAGATGTGATTGAATACTTTAAGTCTCTTGCAGAAGAAACAGGCATTCCCTATCAAACTTTAATTAATCTCTACTTACAGGATTGTGCCAAATCTAAGCGTAAACTTTCTCTCGACTGGGCATAA